Proteins from a genomic interval of Thermotoga sp. Mc24:
- a CDS encoding O-antigen ligase family protein, whose amino-acid sequence MEILFYIMYIVVALFSSRKLTYEFSVPKYALITVFLSVMFLMILMKILRKEKLEIRFNTAHVAFFAFAISALLSTINVYRDNPVYFRYSFDIAIYVLLMFFTSIFISNFFVTKERIKRFLTVSATLAGFIAFDALLNFYGGVDVFLGSVGSPFSRATVKATIGNVNFVSNFLSLNLPLAIYLIASADFRRKEASVIKVIASVSALLMVSGILVSQTRTLYVANIISLCIFAAFYMIFRKKNVSKETDREVLSMSKTLTTFVLITSIVLVVLYNLPSPLNGYGMVSPAGRIQAVAEVSSWHERLLSWFSSIYQWRTHKILGTGIGTYQILTINYMGDVIEDHPIFMYGWNNFKRTHNDYLQVLGETGIVGFVSIVFLALSLGILFFKIIRRITVRDDLLLFLALASSFITFMMHSAFSFPAHLLPNGFLVMTVASTAVGRYFYDGRKAEIERKKAAVFGTIVLLVGVVSAYLKWNYFISEVYFKWGNSAYLSIRKVEEDMAKLDSYEQQVKTAMEELSSLSGRYNYLKPDEFKKFVESQNLPVKLSNLEIERLRLETIQKERQKLQNALQQIASYRDQLTNQKIELYRKAKEYFLKSVQVNKTYGRSYFYLSSLAASEFRINELKATLKTKEDYNAFFEQNFDDYQKVIFPDVKKTDLTFLENASLPTINDLGVDNLITAQVLLDSVSLYLSSLKSFNERNTYRGLATRYVGLHQIMKILFSKAQDDLTQKAFAELTSKYFDSFTNYAKLTVKILPGAWNRFPDWKHYDLRKAVAGQDIYRYFATKAAEAQPLTVQKNREFLFYLAKREIWAVESMNKAGVWGVPDGVLDFLHAMPFEYASSNNRQEALFASEDVLKIYNESYKKAKESISLYESRAEKTFESVLKGLKEYIGSDLGKEYANQFEELFKDLFESFKNLNWLSINVQEMNKFIAEKKYTYKLNPWMELLMEKMKNFESYMKQRNVESSRINEVLSRIYNDLYELSDVLVFERYIRFLEQYRLILNDAKNYLNTLEKAYSVASDEEWKMILEDWGVDLWNDEKFETKKQVLERLKKSEEFLKSIEESL is encoded by the coding sequence ATGGAGATTCTGTTTTACATCATGTACATTGTCGTTGCCCTTTTCTCGTCCAGGAAACTCACGTACGAGTTCAGCGTTCCAAAGTATGCTCTGATCACGGTGTTTCTGAGCGTTATGTTCCTCATGATCCTGATGAAAATTCTCAGGAAAGAGAAACTGGAAATCAGATTCAACACGGCCCATGTTGCCTTCTTTGCCTTCGCTATTTCCGCTCTTCTATCTACGATAAACGTCTATCGCGATAATCCTGTCTATTTCAGGTATTCTTTTGACATAGCGATCTACGTTCTTCTCATGTTCTTCACATCGATCTTCATCTCGAACTTCTTCGTCACAAAAGAAAGAATAAAAAGATTTCTCACGGTCAGTGCGACTCTTGCAGGATTCATAGCTTTCGATGCGCTTTTGAACTTCTACGGCGGTGTCGATGTTTTTCTTGGAAGTGTGGGGAGTCCCTTTTCGAGGGCAACTGTAAAAGCGACAATAGGAAACGTGAACTTCGTCTCGAACTTTCTCTCTCTGAACCTTCCGCTCGCTATTTACCTTATAGCGTCAGCCGATTTCAGAAGAAAAGAAGCGTCCGTGATCAAGGTGATAGCCTCAGTTTCTGCACTTCTCATGGTTTCGGGAATACTGGTATCTCAGACGAGAACGCTGTACGTTGCGAACATCATCTCCCTTTGTATTTTCGCTGCGTTCTACATGATCTTCAGAAAGAAGAATGTTTCGAAAGAAACGGACAGAGAAGTTCTAAGTATGAGTAAAACTCTCACGACTTTCGTTCTGATCACCTCGATCGTCCTCGTTGTTCTCTACAATCTTCCCTCTCCTCTGAACGGTTACGGAATGGTATCTCCCGCGGGAAGGATTCAGGCCGTTGCCGAGGTGAGCTCCTGGCATGAAAGGCTTCTGTCCTGGTTCTCATCGATATACCAGTGGAGGACACACAAGATTCTTGGTACCGGAATCGGAACGTATCAGATTCTCACGATAAACTACATGGGAGATGTTATAGAAGACCACCCAATTTTTATGTACGGATGGAACAATTTCAAGAGAACGCACAACGATTACCTTCAGGTCCTTGGAGAAACAGGAATAGTCGGATTTGTTTCCATCGTCTTTCTCGCTCTGTCACTTGGGATACTGTTCTTCAAAATAATTCGAAGAATCACGGTGCGGGACGATCTTTTGCTCTTTCTGGCACTTGCCAGTTCTTTCATCACGTTCATGATGCACAGCGCGTTCAGCTTTCCAGCGCATCTCCTTCCAAATGGCTTTCTTGTGATGACTGTCGCTTCCACAGCGGTTGGTAGATACTTCTACGACGGAAGGAAAGCGGAGATCGAACGAAAGAAGGCCGCTGTGTTTGGAACGATCGTTCTTCTGGTTGGTGTCGTTTCCGCTTACTTGAAATGGAACTATTTCATCTCTGAAGTTTATTTCAAATGGGGAAATTCTGCCTATCTTTCTATAAGGAAAGTGGAAGAAGACATGGCCAAACTGGACAGCTACGAACAGCAGGTAAAGACAGCCATGGAAGAGCTGAGCTCTCTGAGTGGGCGTTACAATTACCTGAAACCCGACGAATTTAAAAAGTTTGTTGAAAGTCAGAACCTTCCGGTGAAGCTTTCTAACCTGGAGATAGAAAGATTAAGGCTCGAGACCATTCAAAAAGAAAGGCAGAAATTGCAGAACGCTCTTCAGCAGATAGCATCTTATAGGGATCAACTAACAAATCAAAAGATAGAACTCTACAGGAAAGCGAAAGAGTACTTCCTGAAATCCGTTCAAGTGAACAAAACGTATGGAAGATCTTATTTCTACCTCTCGTCGCTTGCAGCGAGCGAGTTCCGAATCAATGAATTAAAAGCGACACTGAAGACAAAAGAGGATTACAATGCGTTTTTTGAACAAAACTTCGATGATTACCAGAAGGTGATCTTTCCGGATGTGAAAAAGACTGATCTAACGTTTCTTGAGAACGCGAGTCTTCCAACGATTAACGATCTGGGGGTGGACAATCTCATCACCGCTCAGGTCCTTCTTGATTCCGTTTCTCTGTACCTTTCTTCTTTGAAGTCTTTCAACGAGAGGAACACATACAGAGGACTTGCAACAAGGTATGTGGGGCTTCACCAAATCATGAAGATTTTGTTCTCGAAAGCCCAGGACGATTTGACACAGAAAGCCTTCGCTGAGTTAACATCAAAATATTTCGATAGTTTCACAAATTACGCGAAGCTCACAGTGAAGATCCTTCCGGGTGCGTGGAACAGATTTCCCGACTGGAAACACTATGATCTAAGGAAAGCAGTTGCGGGGCAGGATATCTACAGATATTTCGCCACAAAAGCTGCTGAAGCTCAACCACTCACCGTTCAAAAGAACAGAGAGTTTCTATTTTACCTTGCTAAAAGAGAAATCTGGGCAGTTGAAAGCATGAACAAAGCAGGTGTCTGGGGAGTTCCAGATGGTGTTCTCGATTTTCTGCACGCGATGCCTTTCGAATACGCCTCTTCGAACAATCGTCAGGAGGCCTTGTTCGCATCCGAAGACGTCCTGAAGATTTACAATGAGAGTTACAAAAAAGCAAAAGAATCTATATCGCTGTACGAAAGTAGGGCAGAAAAGACATTTGAAAGTGTTTTGAAGGGACTGAAGGAATACATCGGAAGTGATCTGGGAAAAGAATACGCGAATCAATTTGAAGAACTCTTCAAGGATCTTTTTGAAAGCTTCAAGAATCTGAACTGGCTGTCCATCAACGTTCAGGAGATGAACAAATTCATAGCAGAGAAGAAATACACGTACAAGTTGAATCCGTGGATGGAACTCCTCATGGAAAAGATGAAAAACTTCGAAAGCTATATGAAGCAAAGAAATGTTGAATCTTCCAGAATCAACGAAGTGCTCTCCAGGATCTACAATGATTTGTACGAACTCAGCGATGTTCTTGTTTTCGAAAGATACATAAGATTCCTCGAACAATACAGGCTCATCCTGAACGATGCGAAGAATTACCTGAACACTTTGGAAAAAGCCTACAGCGTGGCTTCGGATGAGGAGTGGAAGATGATACTGGAAGACTGGGGTGTGGACCTCTGGAACGATGAGAAGTTTGAAACGAAAAAGCAAGTGCTGGAACGATTGAAGAAATCAGAAGAATTTCTGAAATCGATAGAGGAAAGTTTGTAA
- a CDS encoding glycosyltransferase family 4 protein — protein sequence MAFLLSFLLSLFGVWFFGRVAKKLNIVDRPNGVLKPHGRETPYLGGLGIFVGVLPFLWNDTVVLLSASFALALGLMDDLFSISPFLRLIAEFGISLLLMWRFIGFENLLASAFWLFFVVVLINSVNMMDGMDGLCGSLVALSSLSYFFLVRGVFFENLSLSFLGASLGYLVFNFPPARIFMGDAGSYLMAVLLSTIVLSQNRFASFDTFLSMVFPLWIFFLDFLASVLRRYRNKKSIFSGDRDHMYDKLSRRFGVKRALLVMIVTHAVFCGFSFGALENIVMSVVTLVLAGVFSFVLIKSLGLLHYD from the coding sequence ATGGCTTTTCTTTTGAGTTTTCTTTTGAGTTTGTTCGGTGTCTGGTTCTTCGGAAGAGTGGCAAAGAAGCTGAACATTGTGGACAGGCCAAACGGTGTGCTGAAGCCTCACGGGAGAGAAACACCTTACCTGGGTGGACTGGGAATATTTGTAGGGGTCCTTCCATTCTTGTGGAACGACACGGTGGTTCTACTTTCGGCATCGTTCGCTCTTGCTCTGGGATTGATGGATGATCTGTTCTCTATTTCTCCTTTTTTAAGGTTGATCGCAGAATTCGGCATATCGCTTCTGCTCATGTGGCGATTCATCGGTTTTGAGAATTTACTGGCTTCCGCTTTTTGGTTGTTCTTCGTTGTTGTTCTCATAAATTCCGTGAACATGATGGACGGTATGGATGGGCTCTGTGGAAGTCTTGTGGCCCTGTCATCACTTTCCTATTTCTTTCTGGTGAGAGGCGTGTTCTTCGAAAACCTCTCTCTCTCCTTTCTCGGCGCTTCTCTTGGCTATCTTGTTTTCAATTTTCCACCCGCGAGGATCTTCATGGGCGATGCGGGGAGCTATCTGATGGCTGTTTTGCTATCCACGATCGTTCTTTCCCAGAATCGATTTGCCTCTTTCGATACATTTCTCTCGATGGTTTTTCCTCTCTGGATCTTCTTTCTGGATTTTCTGGCAAGTGTTCTGAGAAGGTACAGGAACAAAAAATCGATCTTCAGTGGAGACAGAGACCATATGTACGACAAGCTCTCTCGAAGATTCGGAGTGAAAAGAGCGCTCCTCGTCATGATCGTAACGCACGCTGTTTTCTGTGGATTCAGCTTTGGAGCTCTGGAAAATATTGTGATGAGTGTGGTGACGCTTGTTTTAGCCGGTGTATTTTCTTTTGTTCTTATCAAAAGCCTCGGGCTTCTTCATTACGATTGA
- a CDS encoding PHP domain-containing protein, producing MIDMHLHSTFSYDGKAEIDDIISQVQKLGIEHFCITDHYEYENGEFVHNFNVEEYFLTMEKYDLSKGAEISWDGVGEAVFPEGFDYLLLGIHRYDENFPPDELARDYLERTLFVMERVKFHTLAHLDYPARYVKADFKANRDLIEKILIFLVKNEKALEINTAGLFKHGKPNPDYWIVEMYYDLGGRIVTIGSDAHESQHIGRGIEEVMKELKKFDFEYLVVDGKRLVTVKSR from the coding sequence ATGATAGACATGCATCTTCACTCCACGTTCTCCTACGATGGAAAGGCGGAAATAGACGACATAATCTCCCAAGTGCAGAAGCTCGGTATCGAACATTTCTGTATCACGGATCACTACGAGTACGAAAACGGAGAATTCGTTCACAATTTCAACGTGGAGGAGTACTTTCTCACCATGGAGAAATATGATCTTTCGAAGGGAGCGGAAATCAGCTGGGATGGTGTGGGAGAGGCGGTTTTTCCCGAAGGTTTTGACTACCTTCTCCTTGGGATACATCGGTACGATGAGAACTTTCCACCAGATGAGCTTGCGAGGGACTATCTGGAGCGAACACTCTTTGTGATGGAAAGGGTGAAATTCCACACGCTTGCGCATCTGGACTATCCGGCAAGATACGTGAAGGCAGATTTCAAAGCGAACAGAGATTTGATAGAAAAGATCTTGATATTCCTCGTGAAAAACGAAAAAGCCCTCGAAATCAACACCGCTGGTCTTTTCAAGCACGGAAAACCCAACCCGGACTATTGGATAGTGGAGATGTACTACGACCTTGGAGGGAGGATCGTAACAATCGGTTCGGATGCACACGAATCACAACATATAGGTCGAGGAATAGAAGAGGTCATGAAGGAACTCAAAAAGTTCGATTTTGAGTACCTCGTCGTCGATGGGAAAAGACTCGTTACCGTGAAATCGAGGTGA
- a CDS encoding CTP synthase, translated as MKKYVIVTGGVLSGIGKGIFSASLARLMKEHGVDVNVLKIDPYLNVDAGTMNPNQHGEVFVTEDGYEADLDLGHYERFLGRDMTRQNNMTAGQVYLRVIEKERQGRYLGNTVQIVPHLTEEIKDRIRTLEAELLVVEIGGTVGDIEGEVFLEAVRELQMEEGKENFLFAHVTYVPYLRTTNEFKTKPTQQSVQLLRRIGITPDMVIVRSEFPLDVPSMNKVALFSGVPRDFVINLPDTKNVYEVPEILRDMGLHEKIAFKLNVELKKSTFNWSYPKAFKPYRIALVGKYLGTDDAYKSIIESIFLTGIEKPTVVDSQMLEEMNDEEVKKMLDEYDALIIPGGFGRRGVEGKIKAIKYARENKKPILGICLGMQLMVIEFARNVFGYKEANSTEFDPNTPYPVVDLMEEQKRILKLGGTMRLGAQKVKIFPKTKLYEVYGGVEEVSERHRHRYEANEEAFPELFKKPGEEGYKLVVSAKSDFIEAVELEDHPFFVGVQFHPEYKSKVGAPHPIFVYLRKILEGSQ; from the coding sequence ATGAAAAAGTACGTGATTGTGACGGGAGGAGTCCTCAGCGGTATTGGAAAGGGAATATTCTCGGCTTCTTTGGCGAGGTTGATGAAAGAACACGGTGTCGATGTGAACGTACTGAAAATCGATCCCTATCTCAACGTGGACGCTGGTACCATGAATCCCAACCAGCACGGAGAGGTCTTCGTCACCGAAGATGGTTACGAGGCAGATCTGGACCTCGGTCACTACGAGAGATTCCTCGGAAGAGATATGACGAGGCAGAACAACATGACGGCAGGACAGGTGTACCTTCGCGTCATAGAAAAGGAAAGACAAGGAAGATATCTTGGAAACACTGTCCAGATTGTCCCGCATCTCACCGAGGAGATAAAGGACAGAATAAGGACACTCGAGGCGGAACTTCTCGTGGTCGAGATAGGAGGCACTGTCGGAGACATCGAAGGGGAAGTCTTCCTGGAAGCCGTGAGAGAACTCCAGATGGAAGAAGGAAAGGAAAACTTTCTTTTCGCCCACGTCACGTACGTTCCTTACCTTCGAACAACCAACGAGTTCAAGACGAAACCCACTCAACAGTCTGTTCAGCTTTTGAGAAGAATAGGGATCACACCGGATATGGTCATCGTGAGAAGCGAGTTTCCTCTCGATGTCCCCAGTATGAACAAGGTGGCCCTTTTCTCCGGTGTTCCACGCGATTTTGTGATAAACCTGCCCGACACGAAAAACGTGTATGAAGTTCCTGAAATATTGAGGGACATGGGTTTACACGAAAAGATCGCTTTCAAGTTGAACGTTGAATTGAAAAAATCCACGTTCAACTGGTCCTATCCCAAAGCTTTTAAACCCTACAGGATAGCACTCGTTGGAAAATATCTGGGAACGGACGACGCGTACAAGAGCATCATAGAGTCGATCTTTCTGACTGGAATAGAAAAACCCACCGTGGTGGACAGTCAAATGCTCGAAGAGATGAACGATGAAGAAGTAAAGAAAATGCTCGACGAATACGACGCTCTCATCATACCTGGTGGATTCGGAAGAAGGGGTGTGGAAGGCAAGATAAAAGCCATAAAGTACGCACGTGAGAACAAGAAACCCATACTTGGAATATGCCTCGGTATGCAGCTCATGGTCATAGAGTTCGCACGCAACGTTTTCGGCTACAAAGAAGCCAATTCCACTGAGTTCGATCCGAACACCCCTTATCCTGTTGTGGATCTCATGGAAGAGCAGAAGAGAATATTGAAGCTCGGTGGTACGATGAGGCTTGGAGCTCAGAAGGTGAAAATTTTCCCAAAAACGAAACTCTACGAAGTTTACGGTGGAGTTGAAGAAGTTTCTGAAAGGCACAGGCACAGATACGAGGCCAACGAAGAGGCATTTCCGGAGCTGTTCAAAAAACCGGGAGAAGAAGGGTACAAGCTTGTCGTGTCTGCAAAATCCGACTTCATAGAGGCCGTTGAGCTTGAAGATCATCCTTTCTTTGTTGGCGTTCAGTTCCATCCTGAGTACAAGAGCAAAGTAGGGGCACCGCACCCGATATTTGTATATTTGAGAAAAATCCTGGAGGGATCGCAATGA
- the fabF gene encoding beta-ketoacyl-ACP synthase II — MRRVVITGMGIVSPFGVGKEKNLEGLRETKVTIDRISSFDASNLPVQIAAEVRDFKPEEYINPKLVKRTDRFVHFALASTKEAVEDASINFEPYADRTATIIGSGMGGFLTLDNENNKFLSQGPGRVSPFLIPMILIDMASGVVAMEYGLRGPNFSSVSACASSLHAVALGALLIRHGYADVAVVGGTEATIAPLPITGFANMRALSKRNDDPKRASRPFDKDRDGFVMGEGGAVLILEAEEVAKSRGAKILAEIKGVGMTDDAYHFSAPDPEGRGAAEAMKLALKESGLAVEDIDYVSCHATSTPAGDEAELKAIKRVLGEHVRNVAINSSKALIGHLLGAAGASELVLAILQMQNSFVHGMPNLDNPIDEAKGTGLVGKEPVQMEIKNFIKNSFGFGGHNVSIVVGRYEP, encoded by the coding sequence TTGAGGCGAGTGGTTATCACGGGTATGGGAATCGTGAGTCCCTTTGGTGTTGGAAAAGAGAAAAATTTAGAAGGACTTAGAGAAACTAAAGTAACGATAGATCGGATATCTTCTTTTGACGCTTCTAATCTTCCAGTCCAGATCGCAGCAGAGGTGAGGGATTTCAAACCAGAAGAGTACATAAATCCGAAATTAGTCAAAAGAACAGACCGTTTCGTTCATTTCGCATTGGCCAGCACGAAAGAAGCTGTGGAAGACGCCAGTATAAATTTCGAGCCGTACGCCGACAGGACGGCCACCATCATAGGATCGGGCATGGGAGGATTTTTGACGCTCGACAATGAGAACAACAAATTCCTGAGTCAGGGTCCGGGCAGGGTCAGTCCGTTCCTGATTCCGATGATCCTCATCGACATGGCTTCCGGTGTTGTTGCAATGGAATACGGACTGAGAGGACCGAACTTCTCTTCTGTGAGCGCTTGCGCTTCTTCCCTCCACGCAGTGGCTCTCGGCGCTCTCCTCATAAGACACGGATACGCGGATGTGGCTGTCGTCGGTGGAACAGAAGCAACAATTGCTCCGCTTCCTATCACTGGGTTCGCCAACATGAGAGCGCTTTCAAAGAGGAACGACGATCCAAAACGTGCTTCCCGACCATTCGATAAGGACAGAGACGGCTTTGTGATGGGTGAAGGCGGTGCGGTTCTCATACTCGAAGCCGAGGAAGTGGCAAAATCGAGAGGAGCTAAAATTCTCGCGGAGATCAAAGGAGTGGGTATGACGGACGACGCGTACCACTTCAGCGCTCCAGATCCAGAGGGCAGAGGGGCGGCAGAGGCCATGAAACTCGCCCTGAAGGAATCCGGTCTGGCTGTCGAAGATATCGACTATGTGAGCTGTCACGCCACGAGCACACCAGCAGGTGACGAAGCGGAACTCAAAGCGATAAAGAGAGTACTCGGTGAACACGTGCGAAACGTCGCCATAAATTCCTCGAAAGCCCTGATAGGACATCTCCTTGGCGCCGCCGGTGCTTCTGAACTCGTTCTTGCCATCCTTCAAATGCAAAACTCTTTCGTCCATGGCATGCCGAACCTTGACAACCCGATCGATGAAGCGAAAGGGACCGGGCTTGTTGGTAAAGAGCCAGTTCAAATGGAGATCAAAAACTTCATAAAGAACTCCTTCGGTTTCGGTGGGCACAACGTGTCCATCGTGGTGGGGAGGTATGAACCATGA
- the fabZ gene encoding 3-hydroxyacyl-ACP dehydratase FabZ, translated as MNIDYVKSILPHRYPFLLVDGVIEESEDRIVAFKNISISDPVFQGHFPEYPIYPGVLIVEGLAQTAGILLLKSVEGIPLFLGIDEARFKKEVRPGDRLIYEVRKLSEKLGTVQVEGVAKVDDKIVAKARLLLGVKKK; from the coding sequence ATGAACATAGATTACGTGAAGTCTATTCTTCCACACAGGTATCCATTTCTCCTCGTTGACGGTGTGATAGAAGAGTCGGAGGACAGGATCGTCGCCTTTAAGAACATCAGCATCTCCGATCCCGTCTTCCAGGGGCATTTTCCGGAGTATCCGATATACCCGGGTGTTCTCATCGTAGAGGGCCTCGCACAGACCGCTGGAATCCTTCTTTTGAAGAGTGTGGAAGGAATCCCCCTGTTTCTTGGAATAGACGAAGCGCGTTTCAAGAAAGAGGTACGTCCGGGTGACAGGCTGATCTACGAGGTGAGAAAGCTCAGTGAAAAACTTGGCACGGTTCAGGTGGAAGGAGTTGCAAAGGTCGATGACAAAATCGTGGCGAAAGCCAGGCTTTTGCTGGGGGTGAAAAAGAAATGA
- the fabK gene encoding enoyl-[acyl-carrier-protein] reductase FabK, giving the protein MIVKTRVTELLGIEHPILMGGMAWAGTPTLAAAVSEAGGLGIIGSGAMKPDDLRKAISELRQKTNKPFGVNIILVSPWVDDLVKACIEEKVPVVTFGAGNPTKYIRELKENGAKVIPVVASDSLAKMVERAGADAVIAEGMESGGHIGEVTTFVLVNKVSRSVNIPVIAAGGIADGRGMAAAFALGAEAIQMGTRFVASVESDVHPVYKEKIVKASIRDTVVTGAKLGHPARVLRTPFSRKIQEMEFENPMQAEEMLVGSLRRAVVEGDLERGSFMVGQSAGLIDEIKPVKQIIEDILKEFKETVEKLGGYIKW; this is encoded by the coding sequence ATGATCGTGAAAACAAGAGTGACAGAACTTCTGGGAATAGAGCATCCAATCCTCATGGGTGGAATGGCTTGGGCGGGAACTCCCACCCTCGCAGCAGCGGTATCGGAAGCGGGGGGGCTTGGGATCATCGGATCCGGCGCCATGAAACCGGACGACCTGAGAAAAGCGATCTCCGAACTCAGACAGAAGACGAACAAACCCTTCGGTGTGAACATAATCCTTGTGTCTCCGTGGGTAGACGATCTCGTCAAGGCGTGTATAGAGGAGAAAGTACCTGTCGTCACGTTCGGTGCAGGAAATCCAACGAAGTACATAAGGGAACTCAAGGAAAACGGAGCAAAGGTGATACCAGTCGTCGCTTCCGACTCTCTAGCAAAGATGGTGGAAAGAGCAGGAGCGGACGCGGTGATAGCAGAAGGGATGGAGTCAGGTGGACACATAGGTGAAGTCACAACCTTCGTTCTCGTCAACAAAGTCTCCAGGAGTGTAAACATCCCCGTGATCGCAGCTGGAGGCATCGCCGATGGAAGAGGTATGGCAGCTGCCTTTGCACTCGGAGCGGAAGCCATTCAGATGGGAACCAGGTTCGTGGCGAGTGTAGAAAGCGACGTGCACCCGGTTTACAAAGAAAAGATCGTCAAGGCCTCCATAAGGGACACCGTTGTGACAGGAGCCAAACTTGGACACCCCGCACGCGTTCTCAGAACTCCCTTTTCGAGGAAGATCCAGGAGATGGAGTTTGAAAACCCCATGCAGGCTGAAGAAATGCTGGTGGGAAGCCTCAGAAGGGCGGTTGTTGAGGGAGATCTGGAGAGAGGATCCTTCATGGTAGGACAGAGCGCCGGCTTGATCGACGAAATAAAACCGGTGAAGCAGATCATAGAAGATATCCTGAAGGAGTTCAAAGAAACGGTGGAGAAGCTGGGGGGGTACATCAAATGGTGA
- a CDS encoding biotin transporter BioY, whose amino-acid sequence MRQLIKAGIFTALIVVGAWISIPLGPVPFTLQVFFIFLSAYVLGKKYGTLSVATYVLLGAIGLPVFANFKGGAQVLVGPTGGYLFGFILGAFVIGLLAERKESFAWYLVSGIAGLGIIYAFGVFVLNFYVHDIRKAISVGFVPFIWFDLIKLVVAALIALRLRKMGVKR is encoded by the coding sequence GTGAGACAACTCATAAAGGCAGGGATTTTCACGGCTCTTATCGTGGTAGGGGCGTGGATCTCGATCCCTCTGGGGCCTGTTCCTTTTACCCTTCAGGTGTTTTTCATCTTTCTTTCAGCGTACGTTCTGGGAAAGAAATATGGAACTCTTTCAGTTGCAACGTATGTTCTGCTTGGAGCTATAGGACTTCCTGTTTTTGCAAATTTCAAAGGTGGTGCGCAGGTCCTTGTGGGGCCGACTGGTGGGTATCTCTTTGGATTCATACTCGGAGCGTTTGTGATAGGACTTCTGGCTGAAAGGAAAGAAAGTTTCGCCTGGTATCTCGTTTCCGGGATAGCAGGACTCGGCATCATCTATGCGTTCGGCGTCTTTGTATTGAACTTCTACGTTCACGACATCAGGAAAGCAATTTCCGTGGGATTCGTTCCCTTTATCTGGTTTGATCTGATAAAACTGGTCGTTGCCGCTCTGATAGCGCTGAGACTCAGAAAAATGGGGGTGAAACGGTGA
- the fabD gene encoding ACP S-malonyltransferase, which translates to MRAFVFPGQGSQYSGMANDFSVYESSKEIFERAKKVLGFDITEIMNGDEETLKLTENAQPSIYITSYIAFLELEKIGILPDVVAGHSLGEYTALAVAGVYDFETGLYLVRKRGEYMSKALEPGKGTMAAVIGLNIETIEEVVNSIEGVYIANYNSHDQVVISGLKESVEKALEILKEKGARRVVELMVSSPFHTPFLEYAREKMKEEVEKVDFKKPRWPIFMNSTAKPTENPEEIKRNIIEQITGPVLWKQSVDTMKEMGVTEFVEVGPKTVLKNLCRRMGADAKHFTELLSE; encoded by the coding sequence GTGAGGGCGTTCGTCTTCCCCGGACAGGGGTCACAATACTCCGGAATGGCTAACGATTTTTCCGTTTACGAGTCCTCGAAAGAAATATTCGAAAGAGCAAAGAAAGTACTTGGCTTTGACATCACGGAGATCATGAACGGTGACGAAGAAACACTGAAACTCACGGAGAACGCCCAGCCTTCCATCTACATAACAAGTTACATCGCTTTTCTCGAGCTGGAGAAGATAGGTATCCTGCCCGATGTTGTGGCAGGACACAGCCTCGGAGAGTACACCGCCCTGGCAGTGGCAGGGGTCTACGATTTCGAGACGGGGCTTTACCTTGTAAGAAAAAGGGGAGAGTACATGTCAAAGGCATTGGAACCAGGGAAGGGCACGATGGCCGCCGTCATAGGACTCAACATTGAAACCATAGAGGAAGTGGTGAACTCTATCGAAGGAGTTTACATAGCGAACTACAATTCCCATGACCAGGTAGTAATCAGTGGGTTGAAGGAATCGGTTGAAAAAGCCTTGGAGATTCTCAAAGAGAAGGGAGCTCGTCGTGTCGTTGAACTCATGGTCTCAAGCCCGTTCCACACACCGTTTCTGGAGTATGCCAGAGAGAAAATGAAGGAAGAAGTGGAGAAGGTAGACTTCAAAAAGCCGAGATGGCCCATCTTTATGAACTCGACGGCAAAACCAACGGAAAACCCTGAAGAGATAAAGAGAAACATAATCGAACAGATCACAGGACCGGTTCTATGGAAACAGTCGGTTGACACTATGAAAGAAATGGGTGTAACCGAGTTCGTTGAAGTTGGTCCAAAGACTGTTTTGAAAAACCTATGTAGAAGAATGGGAGCGGATGCAAAACACTTCACAGAACTTCTCTCGGAATGA